From Ailuropoda melanoleuca isolate Jingjing chromosome 8, ASM200744v2, whole genome shotgun sequence, a single genomic window includes:
- the NCF2 gene encoding neutrophil cytosol factor 2, with translation MSLAEAISLWNEGVLAADKKDWKGALDAFTAVQDPHSRICFNIGCMHTILENMPEAEKAFTKSINRDKHLAVAYFQRGMLYHHMEKYDAAIKDLKEALTQLRGNQLIDYKILGLQFKLFACEVLYNVAFMYAKKEEWKQAEEHLALAMSMKSEPRHTKIDKAMECVWKQKLYEPVVIPVGRLFRPNERQVAQLAKKDYLGKATVVASVVDQDSFSGFAPLQPQAAEPPPRPKTPEIFRALEGEAHRVLFGFVPETPEELQVMPGNIVFVLKKGNDNWATVMFNGQKGLVPCNYLEPVELRIQAQQPQEEASPESDIPAPPSSSAPGRPQLPPGQKEKEEPKDVKLSVPMPYTLKVHYKYTVVMETRPGLPYSQVRDMVSKKLELLPEHTQLSYRPPDSHELVPLSEENMKAAWGQVRNYCLTLWCENTVGDQGFPDEPKKSEKSEANNQTTEPQLKEGDQVVALFSYEAAQPEDLEFQEGDIIQIISMVNEDWLEGECKGKIGIFPKAFVEEHSTTDLESSPRGV, from the exons ATGTCCCTGGCCGAGGCCATCAGCCTCTGGAATGAAGGGGTGCTGGCGGCCGACAAGAAAGACTGGAAGGGAGCCCTGGATGCCTTCACTGCGGTCCAGGACCCCCACTCCAGGATTTGCTTCAACATTGGCTGCATGCACACAATCCTGGAAAACATGCCTGAGGCGGAGAAG GCCTTCACCAAGAGCATTAACCGAGACAAGCACTTGGCGGTGGCCTACTTCCAAAGAGGCATGCTCTATCACCACATGGAGAA GTATGATGCAGCTATTAAAGACCTGAAAGAGGCCTTGACTCAGCTTCGAGGGAACCAGCTGATAGACTACAAGATCCTGGGGCTACAGTTCAAGCTGTTTGCCTGCGAG GTGTTGTATAATGTTGCTTTCATGTATGCCAAGAAGGAGGAGTGGAAACAGGCAGAAGAACATTTGGCTTTGGCTATGAGCATGAAGTCTGAGCCGAGACATACTAAAATTGACAAAGCCATGGAATGTGTTTGG AAACAGAAGCTGTACGAGCCAGTGGTGATCCCTGTGGGCAGGCTCTTCCGGCCAAACGAGAGGCAAGTGGCTCAGCTGGCCAAGAAGGATTACCTGGGCAAGGCGACG GTGGTGGCGTCTGTGGTGGATCAAGACAGTTTCTCGGGGTTTGCCCCTCTGCAGCCACAG GCCGCTGAACCTCCACCCAGACCCAAAACCCCGGAGATCTTCAG GGCCCTGGAAGGGGAAGCTCACCGCGTACTGTTTGGGTTTGTGCCCGAGACGCCAGAAGAGCTGCAGGTCATGCCGGGGAACATCGTCTTTGTCTTGAAGAAGGGCAACGATAACTGGGCCACGGTCATGTTCAATGGGCAG AAGGGGCTCGTGCCCTGCAACTACCTTGAACCGGTTGAGCTGCGGATCCAAGCTCAGCAGCCCCAG GAGGAAGCCTCCCCGGAGTCTGATATCCCAGCTCCTCCCAGTTCCAGCGCTCCTGGAAGACCCCAGTTGCCACCCG gtcaaaaagaaaaagaagagcccAAG GACGTAAAGCTCAGCGTCCCCATGCCCTACACACTCAAGGTGCACTACAAGTACACGGTGGTCATGGAGACTCGGCCCGGGCTCCCCTACAGCCAGGTCCGGGACATGGTGTCCAAGAAACTGGAGCTCTTGCCGGAACACACGCAGCTGAG CTACCGGCCTCCGGACAGCCATGAGCTGGTGCCCCTTTCGGAAGAGAACATGAAGGCTGCCTGGGGCCAAGTGAGAAACTACTGCCTGACTCTGTGGTGTGAGAACACAGTG GGTGACCAAGGCTTTCCAGATGAACCCAAGAAAAGTGAGAAATCTGAAGCTAATAACCAGACAACAGAACCTCAGCTTAAGGAAGGAGACCAAGTGGTAGCACTCTTCAGTTATGAGGCTGCCCAACCAGAAGACCTGGAGTTTCAGGAAGGGGACATAATCCAGATTATATCAATGG TGAATGAAGACTGGCTGGAAGGAGAGTGCAAAGGGAAGATCGGCATTTTCCCCAAAGCGTTTGTTGAAGAACATTCAACTACAGATTTGGAAAGCTCTCCTAGAGGAGTCTAG